From Bordetella flabilis, the proteins below share one genomic window:
- a CDS encoding aminoglycoside phosphotransferase family protein, with the protein MSATADLRLDQLCGWLRGLPPTLGLNIDSLRPASSDASFRRYFRLDAGADTVIVMDAPPQHEDTRPFLHVGDLLREAGLNVPAILAQEPAQGLLLLSDLGPRTYYQEIQAGMEDGRLQRLYRDALAALVRMQRAATRGLAAYDSGRLMAELDLFPAWYVTRHHGVELDDRTREALQGVFTLLSTANGAAPTVLVHRDFHSPNLMVCEEARYGANPGIIDFQDALAGPITYDLASLVMDARTTWEEAQQLDWAIRYWELARAAGLPVDTDFAEFHRAYEWMGLQRNLRILGVFARLHHRDGKPGYLVHIPRVNAYVRQVAQRYGVFRPLVRLLDKLDDQQPSVGYTF; encoded by the coding sequence AATATCGACTCCCTGCGTCCGGCCTCCAGCGACGCCAGCTTCCGGCGCTACTTCCGGCTGGACGCCGGCGCCGATACGGTCATCGTCATGGATGCGCCGCCCCAGCACGAGGACACCCGCCCTTTCCTGCATGTCGGCGACCTGCTGCGCGAGGCCGGCCTGAATGTGCCGGCCATCCTGGCGCAGGAACCCGCGCAGGGTTTGCTGCTGCTGTCCGATCTCGGTCCGCGCACCTACTACCAGGAGATCCAGGCCGGCATGGAAGACGGGCGGCTGCAGCGCCTGTATCGCGACGCGCTCGCGGCGCTTGTCCGCATGCAGCGGGCGGCGACCCGCGGGCTCGCCGCCTACGACAGCGGGCGCCTGATGGCGGAACTTGACCTGTTCCCCGCCTGGTACGTCACGCGCCATCACGGCGTGGAACTGGACGATCGCACCCGCGAGGCGCTGCAAGGCGTTTTCACCCTGCTCTCCACGGCCAACGGCGCGGCCCCCACGGTACTGGTGCATCGTGATTTCCACTCGCCGAACCTGATGGTGTGCGAGGAAGCCCGCTATGGCGCCAACCCGGGGATCATCGATTTCCAGGACGCGCTGGCGGGGCCGATCACCTACGACCTGGCATCGCTAGTCATGGACGCCCGCACCACATGGGAAGAAGCCCAGCAACTGGACTGGGCCATCCGCTACTGGGAACTGGCGCGCGCCGCCGGCCTGCCCGTCGACACGGACTTCGCCGAATTCCACCGCGCGTACGAATGGATGGGCCTGCAACGCAACCTGCGCATCCTGGGTGTATTCGCGCGGCTGCACCACCGTGATGGCAAGCCGGGCTATCTCGTGCATATCCCGCGCGTCAATGCCTATGTGCGCCAGGTCGCGCAGCGCTATGGCGTCTTCCGGCCGCTGGTGCGCCTGCTCGACAAGCTGGACGACCAGCAACCCTCGGTGGGATATACGTTCTGA
- the murU gene encoding N-acetylmuramate alpha-1-phosphate uridylyltransferase MurU, whose translation MQAMILAAGRGERMRPLTDSMPKPLLPVGGKPLIVWHIERLVAAGMPDIVINHAWLGDRLEAALGDGSRYGARLRYSREGSALETAGGIAHALPLLGGHPFLVINGDVWCDWDPAGAAAMARQIDGRPTLAWLLLVENPDHHRAGDFHLMGDGALAQDGGERLTFSGIGIYHPALFGGIGPGAPARLAPLLRDAIGRHAVRGERHAGRWVDVGTPERLAALDASLGPASGN comes from the coding sequence ATGCAGGCCATGATCCTCGCGGCGGGCCGCGGCGAACGCATGCGCCCGCTTACCGATAGCATGCCCAAGCCCTTGCTGCCCGTGGGCGGCAAGCCGCTGATCGTCTGGCATATCGAACGCCTGGTTGCGGCCGGCATGCCGGATATCGTCATCAACCATGCCTGGCTGGGCGACCGGCTGGAAGCCGCGTTGGGTGACGGCAGCCGCTACGGCGCCCGCCTGCGGTATTCGCGCGAAGGCAGCGCGCTGGAAACCGCGGGCGGCATCGCGCATGCCCTGCCCCTGCTGGGTGGACACCCTTTCCTGGTCATCAACGGCGATGTCTGGTGCGACTGGGACCCCGCCGGGGCTGCCGCCATGGCGCGGCAAATCGATGGACGTCCGACCCTGGCCTGGCTGCTTCTGGTCGAGAATCCCGACCACCATCGGGCAGGCGACTTCCACCTGATGGGCGATGGCGCCCTGGCCCAGGACGGCGGCGAACGGCTGACCTTCTCCGGTATCGGCATCTACCATCCCGCGCTGTTCGGCGGTATCGGCCCCGGCGCACCGGCACGTCTGGCGCCCCTGCTCAGAGATGCCATCGGGCGCCACGCGGTACGCGGGGAACGGCATGCCGGCCGCTGGGTCGACGTCGGCACGCCCGAACGGCTGGCTGCGCTGGACGCAAGCCTTGGCCCCGCGTCCGGCAATTGA